TCCGTGGTTCATTGAATTTCTCCCGACAAACCTGTAATCATTGAAAAACCAAATAAGAATGTCATAGAATTAGCACTTGAAGATATCAAGGGATGCTGTAGCATTAAGTATCAAGAAACTAAGAGAGAGACAGGGGTAGAATAGACATATGCCTGAAGTCCGGGCACGCCGTCAGTCACCAGAAGAGTGATCATTCCATAATCTGAATGTGCTGAAGCACCAAATATTTCTTCCTCAGAATTCCCCAGTTCACCTGATATGACAAAAGTTTCTGCTGAAATGGTTGGTTCAGCAATTTTTTAGCTGAAGAGAAGTTCACTACAGAATTATATTAGATGAACTTAATATCCTAGTTGGGTCCTCACACCAAACAAATTAGGCCTGATTCATATCGCGAACTTGGAAGCTTCCAGGATATAAAGAggtagaaaaggaaaaagaggaCCAGGAATGATAGAGAGCTTCTTCCATTGCTAGAATTTCTAGCATAATTTTGGTTGAAATGATGGTCCATATTGAACATTATCATCATAAGAGACAAAATATGAAGTTAATCAAAAAAAATCAGCTGCACATGTAGATGCATGTTGTCTAAAATTATTTCATACATCTAGCATTTTCAGAAAGGCAGAAGGATAATGTAATAAAATTGCTATCTAACAAGTATCAACTATTCACCACTCCCCAACTTCAGCTTTCCATATAGTCCAGATGTGTTGCTGCTTTATTTTAAGAAAGGGAAAAGGAGAAAATGGCACAAAATAAAGCCCACCTGGATAATGTAAGACGCGAAGAAAGCTTTCTGGTTTATCCAAGGCTCCTATTTTCTCAAAGTAATCTTTATCCAAGTTCAAAGCCAGAGCAATCAAAGAGATTAGTCTTTTTCCAGCAGACCTGAGGTAGCATCTAGTACCAAGTAAGAAATTGTACCATCTAGCTATTATTCCCTAGGTCTAAAATTGTCCAATATGCAAGTTCTCCAGATGCATGAAGATGCCACAGAAATAATAATCTAACAAAACCTTATTGTGTCAGGGTATACCAAAGTGTCATCTTATGCAGAATACCCCAACAAAATACTTCCAGTTTTTTTCAACAAGTATTCAGCTTTATTTAATAAAggccaaaaaaaaaagttcaacattttaatagaaaaaGCACTTTTCAATAAATAGGAAGAGATAGGGAGCAAATAGGAAAAGCACCAATTAAAAGATAGTTGAATTCAAAAGAGAAAAGTTAAGCACATCATTCATTTTCACTCTTCAAATTCATTTATAAACATAAAGTCAACAAGAAAAACACTACGGAAATAAAAACTTACAGAACTTTGCAATAGTAAGACTCCATGGTGGGTCTCCAAGATGGGAGAAGTTCTGAAATTCCCTAACGAAAAGAACTGCCGATGTAACGCTCAACTAAATTCATATCACGTTATGAAACTAAATGCTTTAACATCCgtaacaaaaatgaaaacaaGCATTACAAGCATATGAATATCCATATAAACAATACCTTGTGAGGGCCACTGGTTGAGGCAACTCTTTTCTAAAGGACCAATATGGAAGCTTTCCTTTGAGTCACCTGTTTCGAGACCAGTCAAGAGGGTATTTAATTTTGTTGTTATATTGTCGATTCCATCATTAAATCACAGCAGAGAAGACTAAgatgaagaggaagaagaaagcAAACCTTTAGAACGGGAAGAAGGATCGAGATTCTCAGCGTAAAATGGAGCATAACCTCTGTTTTCCTTGCGAAGCAAATTCATCTTAGCAGCTAAAGGGAGAGAGAAGAATTTCCGAGACTCTTCAAAAACTCGAGCGAGTAATTCTTCCTCCACTCCATGATTTACAAGGTAAAAGAATCCATAATCAACACAGGCCTGAGATGCAATTCAAATCCAATATTTAAAACCTAGATCATTAAAAACTGCATTGATTGATTCGATTactcaattttaattagaaGATGAAATGGCGTAAAGCattgaaaaagaagaagagaatgaaACCTGACGGATGGAATTGGCCGTGGATATGCTATCGGATGAGCAGAGGTCGATGATTGGGAGTTTAGCAGCTTCCGCTTCCGCCATGTTTCTATTTTGACTCTCTAGTCTAGTTCTTTTATGACATTTGAAGTGGGAAGTGGGAAGTTTGGTTACCCTCCGTTTCAACACTGGATATTCAATTTCGCTCCACCTCCATTTTTGTTTGCGGTAATCTGAATCTATTTACAGCGACGCGTCGTTTTTCTGTCtaattcttaattattttttttcagcgTATAATTGAGGTAAACTCAAATTTAGGAGgggtaaatttaatttaactcattcctattttaaaattatttaattaaaatattttatattttataaaatttaattttttattaaaaataattattattcattttaaatatttatattatttaatttataattttaattatttatattatttaattttttaattaaaattaaaataaattaattaataatttcattgATGGATGAACAGcagaatatataaattttaattgaataattttaaaataaaaacgaGTCGATGAATTCTTATAAAACTTAGGAATGTCATAGTAATTCCCTCATTTAGACCACCGAGTCAAGCAGCATATATTCACATCTTAATATATATTGATTTTAAACGGcggaaaagaaaagggaaaattaagatgaaaatctcttatttaatctttattgtCCGGAGGAAACATAAATCGAgtgaatgaaaataataatttttttttattgggtTAATAGTAAAAACCCTTCAAGTTTTCTACTTTTTAACAGATGtccactatttttttttaacaaatatattatgtatttcgattaataatttaattctattttatcGCTATTAACGATATAGTATTAACATTATTACCGTTGACGATGGAGTAAATGtgttaaaacattaaaataatacaagggataaatataaaaaatacaaggcttgaattattcattaattaaaaaaattattaataaatttttatattataataaaattcataaaataatttttaattttaaaaaatacattaaaaaattaaaaatattttgaattagtcactataatatgataaaaaggAGAAAACTCAAAAAGTAAGCGGCGTGGTTCTCATCAATTTTACTTAAGTGACCACTCCTTGTATACGATTTGATGTACCGTTTAGTACTCAATAGAGTCAATACTTTTCACTTTCAAGTAACTGCCCCTCCGTTCTTCAAACAGGACCCGTCTAACCCGAGCGGTGGCCTTAGCCATGCTTGGAGTGAACTAAGCAAATCTGCGAAGAAGCTTGTGCACAAGACTTAAGAAAACAGACTTTTACAGATAAGGAGGTTTATCATTCGTATTACCGGTGGCAGTTTCAATTCCAATTCCTTTCCTGTCTTTAAATTTTCATCCACCCCTTTTGGGACTGAGGGACGACATCTTCAGCCCCAAATAAAAAGGGAACAGAAGATGTTTACATCAGAGAAAGCAGCATAAAATTGGTAATTGGCATCTATATATTACAAGTTACAAAAATGCTGGTAACTactaaagagaaaagaagaaagcgATACAAGAACTGAATTGCTTGACATCGTACAAAAATGCAGCCCATGCCAAGAATCCACATTTGATCATCGGCCGGCAAGAAGAAATTAAGATGACTCCAATCTCATTTTTTGTCTATGAATCAGCATATGATATATAGTATTCATCTACCTCAATGGAACTTCTAAGACGCCTTAGCAGCGCAGCCCTCTTGAACGAAAAAGGTTTTGAGGCTTTGTTTCACTGCTCACTCGTGCTGCTTCCTGCTCACACATTTTATCGAGGAGCAACAATAGATTATCAACAGCTCAATAATTTCCCAAATGGACACCATCAATCTTCATCTTCTAGCAAACCTACTTCTTCTAACCCCTCTTCTGGGAGTTGTATAAGAAGCTAATTTAACAGCTCTATCCTCTTCTTCATCACTGGATTCATCGGACCTCCATCTTAGCCCCCCATTCACATTTCCCTCATCAACAGTGAACCCCTTTTCTCTACCACTGAAATGTCCataaaacaagaaaaagaaaacagaaaATACGAGTGGATCAATAGGAGGCTTCTCTCAtcaaaacaatgaaaataaGCAACAAAGCCTTCAAAAGAACAAGGTGCAGGGATGAAATTTAGAAGAGTTTATATTTTACCTTGAACCAATATCCATAGCATCATCTCCAGAAGTCGTGCCCCAAAGTCCATCTGATCTTTTAGGATGGATCTTTTTACCAGCCACCTGTACAGAATCAGTAGGAAACCCGCCATTGCCACCAGAGATAGCAATTACGTTAGCTGTAACCTTCAGGGAATAGTGGGGATTTCTCTTTTGCAGTTGCTCAGTGAACCCATATTGTTCCATTTCTGGTAAGTCGCTATCAAATGGACCATGATGCAGGTCATTGTCAGCAAGAACTCCCAATGAAGTTCTGCTGATATCCTTTAATGGTGCAGCACTCATGTGACTAACACGAGGAATTCCATGAGTTGGGGTTTTATCATATTTATCATTCTTGTGATTGCTCATTTGTGGCTTCACTCCTTTTCTTGCAGTTGTGAACAACCTTTCTTGGAGAATTGATGGAGAGCCAGAGTTACCAAGTTCAAACTGAGATTTGTTGATGGATCCATCAAGTCGTGTTGGAGATTCAAGGACTGATGAGTTAAATGGAGTTTTATGATTTGTCtgcagaaaaagagaagaatcaGCATTTGGGGGAATCAACAAACTGCTTGACTTTGGCCTTTCTAACATAGGAAGATCAGACTTGACAGGCGCTTTAACTTGTTCCCCAGAAACGTTATAGATCTCAGACAACATTTTTCCAGTCTTTGCTTGCTGCTGTTGGACTTGAGGGAGCAATTCAATGGATTTCGCCTAGTTAAAGCACAAAAGATTAACAgagttattaattttctttttccaaatAGTGTTTGTTTAATGTGTTGTTTGCATGTCATTTGCCTATCTTCCAAATTGATGACTCaatataaataacaaaaatgaagatgaaatCATCAGTTAGGCATCTAAGCATCTTCCTGGTAGGACAATACTCTAACAACAGAACTTCTTACCTAAAAAAGTTTATCAAAGATTTCTTATAGCTTGTGCTTGAGGAACAGTTGGTGAGATTTTGAACAAAATCTAGTTCACTGTTGTTTTCAAATGTGGAAAGGATTGAAACTGATGCAAATCAAACTTACAACCAATGAACCTTCCCATGTTTAAGGTTTAGGACCTTTTTTTGGATTATTTCTCCCCCATAAAACTCTGTTATTGTTGGACAAAAATGCATGCCTCAATTCTAACAAGTTTTTTAAGCACTTACAACAAGCCCTGTTCTCCAATGACTAATAGATCTCATTCTGGATAAAACTTCTTCACTGACGGAATTCTTTGAAATGAAATCTTGCTCCATATTCTGAAGTTTGAGATCAACTTGGCATGCCTCAGCATATCTGTAGCGCTGGAATAGAGAAAGAATATAGAAGCACAAATTATCAGGCTGTCTATGTTTGAGATGTTTAAAGGATAATAAAGAGAAATGGTTCTAACAAACCATGGCATTTGTGTGCAAGGCCTAGAAATAATGTAAAAGTAACAGGAtaaactaaaaacataaaatggACTTAAAAATGCAATGTATAAGCTTCATCATGCACAAAACTACAACATCAATTCCTCCATAGAATTTATGCAGCAAAGCTTTACCCTGCTAGCCGGGACACAGGCACAAATCAGACCAACATTATAGGCTCTATAAATAAAGATATTAAACAAACAACAGTGGAGTTAAATTTTACATCTTTCATCCATGTTCAATCTATTTTTCAACTTAACTCCCTGGGTTAACTCCAACACCAGAATTTCAGCTCCTTTACAAGT
The Manihot esculenta cultivar AM560-2 chromosome 1, M.esculenta_v8, whole genome shotgun sequence genome window above contains:
- the LOC110629271 gene encoding 2-oxoglutarate-Fe(II) type oxidoreductase hxnY isoform X4, with translation MAEAEAAKLPIIDLCSSDSISTANSIRQACVDYGFFYLVNHGVEEELLARVFEESRKFFSLPLAAKMNLLRKENRGYAPFYAENLDPSSRSKGDSKESFHIGPLEKSCLNQWPSQELLPSWRPTMESYYCKVLCYLRSAGKRLISLIALALNLDKDYFEKIGALDKPESFLRVLHYPGELGNSEEEIFGASAHSDYGMITLLVTDGVPGLQVCREKFNEPRTWENVIHRNGAFIVNIGDMMERWTNCLFRSTLHRVMPTGQERYSLAFFLEPNVECIVQCLESCCSESSPPRFAPIRSGDYLKERFRLTYGS
- the LOC110629271 gene encoding 2-oxoglutarate-Fe(II) type oxidoreductase hxnY isoform X1 → MAEAEAAKLPIIDLCSSDSISTANSIRQACVDYGFFYLVNHGVEEELLARVFEESRKFFSLPLAAKMNLLRKENRGYAPFYAENLDPSSRSKGDSKESFHIGPLEKSCLNQWPSQELLPSWRPTMESYYCKVLCYLRSAGKRLISLIALALNLDKDYFEKIGALDKPESFLRVLHYPAETFVISGELGNSEEEIFGASAHSDYGMITLLVTDGVPGLQAYVYSTPVCREKFNEPRTWENVIHRNGAFIVNIGDMMERWTNCLFRSTLHRVMPTGQERYSLAFFLEPNVECIVQCLESCCSESSPPRFAPIRSGDYLKERFRLTYGS
- the LOC110629271 gene encoding 2-oxoglutarate-Fe(II) type oxidoreductase hxnY isoform X2 produces the protein MAEAEAAKLPIIDLCSSDSISTANSIRQACVDYGFFYLVNHGVEEELLARVFEESRKFFSLPLAAKMNLLRKENRGYAPFYAENLDPSSRSKGDSKESFHIGPLEKSCLNQWPSQELLPSWRPTMESYYCKVLCYLRSAGKRLISLIALALNLDKDYFEKIGALDKPESFLRVLHYPAETFVISGELGNSEEEIFGASAHSDYGMITLLVTDGVPGLQVCREKFNEPRTWENVIHRNGAFIVNIGDMMERWTNCLFRSTLHRVMPTGQERYSLAFFLEPNVECIVQCLESCCSESSPPRFAPIRSGDYLKERFRLTYGS
- the LOC110629271 gene encoding 2-oxoglutarate-Fe(II) type oxidoreductase hxnY isoform X3; this translates as MAEAEAAKLPIIDLCSSDSISTANSIRQACVDYGFFYLVNHGVEEELLARVFEESRKFFSLPLAAKMNLLRKENRGYAPFYAENLDPSSRSKGDSKESFHIGPLEKSCLNQWPSQELLPSWRPTMESYYCKVLSAGKRLISLIALALNLDKDYFEKIGALDKPESFLRVLHYPGELGNSEEEIFGASAHSDYGMITLLVTDGVPGLQVCREKFNEPRTWENVIHRNGAFIVNIGDMMERWTNCLFRSTLHRVMPTGQERYSLAFFLEPHAECIVQCLESCCSESSPPRWFGNHFCSTLSRAVVPYNINYLLRFAVGIT
- the LOC110629271 gene encoding 2-oxoglutarate-Fe(II) type oxidoreductase hxnY isoform X5, whose product is MAEAEAAKLPIIDLCSSDSISTANSIRQACVDYGFFYLVNHGVEEELLARVFEESRKFFSLPLAAKMNLLRKENRGYAPFYAENLDPSSRSKGDSKESFHIGPLEKSCLNQWPSQELLPSWRPTMESYYCKVLSAGKRLISLIALALNLDKDYFEKIGALDKPESFLRVLHYPGELGNSEEEIFGASAHSDYGMITLLVTDGVPGLQVCREKFNEPRTWENVIHRNGAFIVNIGDMMERWTNCLFRSTLHRVMPTGQERYSLAFFLEPNVECIVQCLESCCSESSPPRFAPIRSGDYLKERFRLTYGS